The following coding sequences lie in one Caproicibacterium argilliputei genomic window:
- the rplA gene encoding 50S ribosomal protein L1 has protein sequence MKHGKKYVDSEKLIDRSKFYDPQEALELAVKTGTAKFDETVEIHVKLGVDSRHADQQVRGALVLPNGTGKNVRVLAICKGDAAKEAEAAGADFIGAEDMAQKIQSEGWMDFDVVITTPDMMGVVGRLGKVLGPRGLMPNPKAGTVTREMGKAVKEAKAGKIEYRLDKSNIIHCVIGRVSFGAEKLAENFDALMDAIVKAKPAAAKGQYVRSCVVAATMGPGVRVNPNKFGV, from the coding sequence ATGAAACATGGTAAAAAATACGTCGACAGCGAAAAGCTGATCGATCGTTCTAAATTTTACGATCCGCAAGAGGCGCTGGAGCTTGCTGTCAAGACCGGCACTGCCAAATTTGACGAAACCGTTGAGATTCACGTAAAGCTGGGTGTCGACAGCCGCCACGCTGACCAGCAGGTTCGCGGCGCGCTGGTTCTGCCCAACGGCACCGGTAAAAACGTCCGTGTTCTTGCCATCTGCAAGGGCGACGCTGCCAAAGAGGCAGAAGCTGCCGGCGCGGATTTTATCGGCGCGGAGGATATGGCACAGAAGATTCAGTCCGAGGGTTGGATGGACTTTGATGTTGTCATTACTACACCGGACATGATGGGTGTCGTGGGCCGCTTAGGTAAGGTGCTTGGCCCCCGCGGTCTGATGCCGAACCCGAAGGCTGGCACGGTTACCCGCGAAATGGGCAAAGCCGTTAAGGAAGCCAAGGCCGGTAAGATTGAGTACCGCCTGGACAAGTCCAACATCATTCACTGTGTGATTGGCCGCGTTTCTTTCGGTGCAGAAAAGCTGGCCGAAAACTTCGACGCGCTGATGGACGCCATTGTCAAGGCAAAGCCGGCTGCCGCCAAGGGCCAGTATGTGCGCTCCTGTGTAGTTGCTGCAACCATGGGTCCCGGTGTCCGTGTGAACCCGAACAAATTCGGCGTATAA
- a CDS encoding DUF1934 domain-containing protein translates to MEKNYLISVCGRQVIDDEAGEVEVTAFGTYLERNGKRYISYEGYDEETNQSQTSILKIEGDRCVTLMRGGADGTRLILEKGKRHQCQYATDFGQMMLGVFTSTVDNQLTDKGGRLTVNYTLDLDANLSSVNQLCITVKEAEQKDVKTRTGSDEPTAAGNSESSSGCTDSEGAARR, encoded by the coding sequence ATGGAAAAAAACTACCTGATTTCTGTCTGCGGCCGCCAAGTGATTGATGACGAGGCTGGGGAAGTCGAGGTGACTGCGTTCGGCACTTATCTGGAACGCAATGGCAAACGCTACATTTCCTACGAGGGATACGACGAGGAAACCAACCAGTCGCAGACGTCCATTTTAAAAATTGAGGGTGACCGCTGTGTCACGCTCATGCGCGGCGGCGCGGACGGCACCCGCCTGATTCTCGAAAAGGGCAAGCGCCACCAGTGCCAGTACGCAACAGACTTCGGTCAGATGATGCTGGGCGTTTTTACCTCAACTGTGGACAACCAGCTGACCGACAAAGGCGGCAGGCTGACCGTCAACTATACGCTTGACCTGGATGCAAACCTTTCCAGTGTCAATCAACTTTGTATAACCGTCAAGGAGGCAGAACAGAAAGATGTCAAAACACGTACAGGAAGCGACGAACCAACTGCGGCAGGCAATTCTGAAAGCAGCAGCGGCTGCACAGACAGCGAAGGCGCTGCCCGCAGGTGA
- the rpmG gene encoding 50S ribosomal protein L33, giving the protein MRVKVVLACTECKQRNYNTKKNKQNDPDRLEMKKYCRFCKKHTLHRETK; this is encoded by the coding sequence ATGAGAGTAAAGGTAGTATTGGCTTGCACAGAGTGCAAACAGCGTAACTACAACACAAAGAAAAACAAACAGAACGATCCGGACAGGCTCGAAATGAAGAAGTACTGCAGATTCTGCAAAAAGCATACTCTGCACAGAGAGACAAAGTAA
- a CDS encoding DUF7674 family protein, which translates to MEQKAFEQVVMRMRAVLEKQGYVLDENSVRQGKTSLHAFFVGSEMAYGIFYEFDTKRFVLRYCSVENGKPEEKWRNRSVLLFDPENEEDASRMTDSIVSDFTDEVSEKDNTVAALQQVKKHRRKKGEESKTDPLFFFNRLVNVFPEIREELMVERITYGQIRTAAFATEKVLPKTRALLQGEASEAVTKKLADIYSELYMNGDVDVRSVITFRLLNPLSDAEVAKLEPYFSNDMKTGCQFARKMRGKKIKPEKPKKHRAIVAENLNGVRR; encoded by the coding sequence TTGGAGCAAAAAGCGTTTGAGCAGGTTGTAATGCGTATGCGCGCTGTGCTGGAAAAGCAGGGCTATGTGCTGGATGAAAACAGTGTCCGGCAGGGAAAAACCAGCCTGCACGCCTTCTTTGTCGGGTCGGAGATGGCTTACGGCATTTTTTATGAATTTGATACAAAGCGCTTTGTACTGCGCTACTGCAGCGTGGAAAACGGAAAGCCGGAGGAAAAGTGGCGCAATCGCTCAGTCCTGCTGTTTGACCCCGAAAATGAAGAGGATGCCAGCCGCATGACGGACAGCATTGTTTCTGATTTTACGGATGAAGTCAGCGAGAAGGATAATACGGTCGCCGCCCTGCAGCAGGTGAAAAAGCACCGGCGCAAAAAAGGGGAGGAAAGCAAAACAGACCCGCTGTTTTTCTTTAATCGTTTGGTCAACGTTTTTCCGGAAATTCGCGAGGAACTGATGGTGGAACGTATCACGTACGGGCAGATCCGCACTGCCGCGTTTGCGACGGAGAAAGTCTTGCCGAAAACCCGCGCGCTGCTGCAGGGGGAGGCTTCGGAGGCCGTGACTAAGAAACTGGCGGATATTTACAGCGAACTGTACATGAACGGCGACGTTGACGTGCGTTCTGTGATTACGTTCCGCCTGCTGAATCCGCTTTCCGACGCGGAAGTGGCAAAGCTGGAGCCGTACTTTTCCAATGACATGAAGACCGGCTGCCAGTTTGCACGCAAGATGCGCGGCAAGAAAATCAAGCCCGAAAAGCCCAAAAAGCACCGCGCCATCGTTGCGGAAAACCTCAACGGTGTGCGCCGCTGA
- the murI gene encoding glutamate racemase, protein MDNRPIGVFDSGLGGLTAVREMLRILPDEQIIYFGDTGRVPYGSRSRAIITQYSRQDAAFLMSKDVKAIVIACGTASSVAGSLLKEELPVPLTDVLEPTARAAAAATANGRIGIIATDVTVRSGSFQRALHTISPQLQVFAQSCPLFVPIVESGFMLEHPDITKEVAETYLAPLREADVDTVILGCTHYPILKRIIGEVVGAQVRLIDSGRETAAYCRTLLEQNNLLAAQGPGDCSFYVSDRIEEFSKVAGIFLREDVHSSVQLVDIEKYEGAIPWKKTT, encoded by the coding sequence ATGGATAATCGTCCAATCGGCGTTTTTGACTCCGGCCTCGGCGGGCTGACCGCTGTGCGCGAAATGCTGCGCATTCTGCCGGATGAACAAATCATCTATTTTGGCGACACCGGCCGCGTGCCGTACGGCAGCCGCAGCCGCGCCATTATCACCCAATATTCCCGTCAGGACGCGGCGTTCCTGATGAGCAAGGATGTCAAGGCAATTGTCATTGCCTGCGGCACCGCCAGCAGCGTGGCGGGTTCCCTGCTGAAAGAGGAGCTGCCCGTACCGCTGACCGATGTACTGGAGCCGACCGCGCGTGCGGCGGCGGCAGCAACCGCAAACGGCCGTATCGGCATTATTGCGACGGATGTAACCGTGCGCAGCGGCTCGTTTCAGCGGGCTTTGCACACCATTTCCCCGCAGCTGCAGGTCTTTGCGCAGAGCTGCCCGCTGTTTGTGCCGATTGTGGAATCCGGCTTTATGCTGGAGCACCCCGACATCACCAAAGAGGTCGCGGAAACCTACCTCGCCCCCCTGCGAGAGGCGGATGTGGACACCGTCATCCTCGGCTGCACGCACTACCCAATTTTAAAACGCATCATCGGGGAGGTCGTGGGCGCACAGGTTCGCTTGATTGACAGCGGGCGTGAAACCGCCGCCTACTGCCGTACCCTGCTGGAGCAAAACAACCTGCTTGCGGCACAGGGCCCCGGCGACTGCTCGTTTTACGTCAGCGACCGCATCGAAGAATTCTCCAAGGTGGCGGGCATCTTCCTGCGGGAGGATGTGCACAGCTCCGTACAGCTTGTGGATATTGAGAAATACGAAGGAGCAATTCCATGGAAAAAAACTACCTGA
- the leuB gene encoding 3-isopropylmalate dehydrogenase, translating to MQTYRIAVLKGDGIGPEIVEQAVKVLKRAGEKFGFGFAFQEALLGGAAIDATGAPLPQETVAACKAADSTLLGAVGGPKWDTQPGANRPEKGLLGIRAALGLFANLRPAVIFPELRSASPLKEEIIGDNLNVLIVRELTGGIYFGERGRCTENGAEAAYDTEKYSVPEIERIVRVAFEMAMKRGKKLCSVDKANVLESSRLWRATVQRLQKEYPQVEVSHLYVDNCAMQLVRNPRQFDVIVTSNMFGDILSDEASMISGSIGMLASASLSAGKAGLYEPIHGSAPDIAGTGKANPLATILSGAMMLRYSLDQPKAADAVEAAVSAALQKGRTCDIAEPSLPTLSCTEMGDLVCSLL from the coding sequence ATGCAGACTTATCGGATTGCAGTATTAAAAGGAGACGGAATCGGACCGGAAATTGTGGAGCAGGCGGTCAAGGTGCTGAAAAGGGCAGGCGAAAAGTTCGGCTTTGGGTTTGCGTTTCAGGAGGCGCTGCTTGGCGGCGCGGCCATTGACGCAACCGGCGCACCGCTGCCGCAGGAGACCGTGGCGGCTTGCAAAGCGGCAGACAGCACGCTGCTGGGTGCCGTGGGCGGCCCGAAGTGGGACACCCAGCCTGGCGCCAACCGCCCGGAAAAAGGGCTGCTCGGCATCCGTGCGGCGCTGGGGCTGTTTGCCAATCTGCGTCCGGCAGTGATTTTTCCGGAGCTGCGCAGCGCTTCGCCGCTGAAAGAGGAAATTATCGGTGACAATCTGAATGTACTAATTGTCCGCGAACTGACCGGCGGCATTTACTTTGGCGAGCGCGGCAGATGCACAGAAAACGGCGCGGAAGCCGCCTATGACACGGAAAAGTATTCTGTGCCGGAAATTGAGCGTATCGTGCGCGTGGCGTTTGAAATGGCGATGAAGCGCGGCAAGAAGCTGTGCAGTGTGGATAAAGCCAATGTGCTGGAATCCTCCCGCTTGTGGCGCGCAACGGTGCAGCGCCTGCAGAAGGAATATCCGCAGGTGGAAGTTTCCCATCTGTATGTGGACAACTGCGCCATGCAACTGGTGCGCAATCCGCGCCAGTTTGACGTAATAGTCACCTCCAATATGTTCGGTGACATTCTTTCGGATGAGGCAAGCATGATTTCCGGTTCCATTGGGATGCTGGCATCCGCCAGCTTGAGCGCGGGCAAGGCAGGGCTGTATGAGCCGATTCACGGTTCCGCACCGGATATTGCCGGTACCGGTAAGGCAAATCCGCTGGCAACCATTCTTTCCGGCGCCATGATGCTGCGCTACTCGCTGGATCAGCCGAAAGCGGCAGACGCAGTGGAAGCTGCGGTTTCGGCAGCCCTGCAAAAAGGCCGTACCTGTGACATTGCTGAGCCGTCTCTGCCGACGCTTTCCTGTACGGAAATGGGCGATCTGGTTTGCAGCCTGCTGTAA
- a CDS encoding homocysteine S-methyltransferase family protein — protein MDDFPYPLPLLLDGGAASNLAAAGMPAGCCMEQWAAAHPDALRAVQQSFLAAGSDAVLAPTFHANRASLQPFGLAEKVEALNCTLVALSRKNAGGKLVGALVGPSGLLVPPHGKADFDDIYSLYREQVRALEKAGADFLLAASQTSLADMRALVLAARTNDLPVLVTVTVDEEGRTPTGAAFLPVLLTLQAMGADAVGLHFTCPPDRMIPLVREVLPHTEVPLLARPTNCALEPTAWAQAMRRLMDAGVSAAGGCLQTTPAHIRALKGSLKNFVPHSLSKEPDSHAAAIESDAFFLSDDLTCSRPLRCSALLGDELIALDDEPASVTLVTVNDLADADLLAAAAHLTRQPIAVHADSKPVLDAALRYFQGRLLIDSSCELEPAVLEPLAKKYGAILY, from the coding sequence GTGGATGATTTCCCCTATCCTTTACCCCTGCTGCTGGACGGCGGTGCCGCCTCTAACCTGGCAGCGGCGGGAATGCCCGCGGGCTGCTGCATGGAGCAGTGGGCAGCGGCGCATCCGGACGCTTTGCGCGCCGTACAACAAAGCTTCCTTGCCGCAGGAAGCGATGCCGTGCTCGCGCCAACGTTTCATGCCAACCGCGCCAGCCTCCAACCCTTCGGCCTTGCCGAAAAAGTGGAAGCGCTCAACTGCACACTGGTTGCCCTAAGCCGGAAAAATGCCGGCGGCAAACTGGTCGGCGCGCTGGTGGGGCCGTCCGGCTTGCTGGTGCCGCCGCACGGCAAAGCGGATTTTGACGATATTTACAGTCTTTATCGGGAGCAAGTGCGTGCACTGGAAAAAGCGGGGGCAGACTTTCTGCTGGCGGCGTCACAAACTTCGCTTGCCGATATGCGGGCGCTGGTGCTGGCGGCGCGTACGAACGACCTGCCTGTCCTTGTGACCGTCACTGTGGATGAGGAGGGCCGCACCCCGACCGGCGCCGCCTTTCTGCCGGTTCTGCTGACGCTGCAGGCCATGGGCGCGGATGCAGTCGGTCTGCACTTTACCTGCCCACCCGACCGCATGATTCCATTGGTGCGGGAAGTGCTTCCGCACACCGAAGTGCCGCTGCTTGCCCGCCCCACCAACTGTGCGCTGGAACCGACAGCCTGGGCACAGGCGATGCGCAGGCTGATGGATGCCGGTGTTTCGGCGGCAGGCGGCTGTCTGCAGACCACGCCGGCACACATCCGTGCACTCAAGGGTTCGTTGAAGAATTTTGTTCCGCATTCTCTTTCCAAAGAGCCGGACAGCCATGCTGCAGCCATCGAAAGCGATGCCTTTTTCCTTTCAGACGACTTGACCTGCAGCCGCCCGCTGCGCTGCTCCGCACTGCTTGGGGACGAACTGATTGCGTTGGATGACGAACCGGCAAGCGTCACACTGGTTACGGTCAACGACCTGGCGGATGCCGACCTGCTGGCTGCCGCGGCGCATCTGACGCGTCAGCCGATTGCTGTGCACGCGGACAGCAAGCCGGTCTTGGACGCGGCGCTGCGGTACTTTCAAGGCAGGCTGCTGATTGACAGCAGCTGCGAACTGGAACCGGCGGTTCTGGAGCCGCTTGCAAAAAAATACGGTGCGATTCTGTACTGA
- a CDS encoding D-alanine--D-alanine ligase family protein produces the protein MKKTIAVLFGGSSSEYEISCISAATIADSLDKSKYDVLKLGITKDGRWLLYSGSTASMRSGAWAADAAACRRAFLSPDTSVHGIVTEGPDGFENIRLDCIIPALHGKNAEDGTMQGLLHLSGVPYVGCPTLASACCMDKAVTHTLLASWNIKQAHFLWFFAENYSGEGREKIQRKIDARLGWPIFLKPANAGSSVGISKVKNMEEMDAAVALAALQDSKIVVEEAIVGQEVECAVLGNECPQASIVGEIGSNAEFYDYDDKYKNGTSELYIPAHLEETVADELRHIACRAYRLLGCTGLARVDFFVRNHNEILLNELNTLPGFTAISMYPKLWEACGKPIGQLLDELITLAEQRKRYI, from the coding sequence ATGAAAAAAACGATTGCGGTTCTGTTTGGGGGCAGCTCTTCCGAATACGAAATTTCCTGCATTTCCGCAGCCACCATTGCGGACAGTCTGGACAAAAGCAAGTATGACGTTTTGAAACTCGGCATCACTAAAGACGGCCGCTGGCTGCTGTACAGCGGTTCCACCGCGTCAATGCGTTCCGGCGCTTGGGCTGCGGACGCCGCTGCCTGCCGCCGGGCGTTCCTCTCTCCGGACACTTCCGTGCACGGCATCGTTACCGAAGGGCCGGACGGCTTCGAAAACATCCGTCTGGACTGCATCATTCCCGCTCTGCACGGAAAAAATGCAGAGGACGGCACCATGCAGGGTCTGCTGCACCTGAGCGGCGTGCCCTACGTCGGCTGCCCCACGCTTGCAAGTGCCTGCTGCATGGATAAAGCGGTCACACACACCCTGCTGGCAAGCTGGAACATTAAGCAGGCACACTTCCTGTGGTTCTTTGCAGAAAACTACAGCGGCGAGGGACGTGAAAAAATCCAGCGCAAAATTGACGCGCGCCTCGGCTGGCCCATCTTCCTCAAACCGGCAAACGCCGGCTCCAGCGTGGGCATCTCCAAGGTAAAAAACATGGAAGAAATGGACGCCGCCGTGGCACTGGCCGCCCTGCAGGACAGCAAAATCGTCGTGGAGGAGGCCATTGTCGGGCAGGAAGTGGAGTGCGCTGTGCTGGGCAATGAATGCCCGCAGGCAAGCATCGTCGGCGAAATCGGCTCCAATGCGGAGTTTTACGACTACGACGACAAGTACAAAAACGGCACCAGCGAGCTTTATATTCCGGCGCATTTGGAAGAAACAGTTGCCGATGAGCTGCGCCACATCGCCTGCCGCGCTTACCGGCTGCTGGGCTGCACCGGGCTGGCGCGCGTAGACTTCTTCGTGCGCAATCACAATGAAATTCTGCTTAACGAGCTGAACACGCTGCCCGGCTTCACCGCCATCAGTATGTACCCGAAACTCTGGGAAGCCTGCGGCAAGCCCATCGGTCAGCTGCTGGATGAACTGATCACGCTGGCGGAGCAGCGCAAGCGCTATATCTGA
- the rsmA gene encoding 16S rRNA (adenine(1518)-N(6)/adenine(1519)-N(6))-dimethyltransferase RsmA → MDLSNISTIREVLTRHGFTFSKKLGQNFLINPTVCPRMAEACRAAAGVGVLEVGPGIGVLTTELAARAEKVCAVELDSRLLPVLSETLAAHENVHVVQGDVLKLDLPALLAQEFPRLKIAVCANLPYYITSPVIMKLLESRLPVESLTVMVQKEAAERLCAAPGTRACGAVSAAVWYYAEPELLFPVGRGSFLPSPNVDSAVIRLRIREQPPVRTADEASFFRVVRAAFCQRRKAAVNAVSAGLSLPKATVQAAFQALCLPETMRAEQFSLEQFAALTDRLYPVH, encoded by the coding sequence ATGGATTTATCAAATATCAGCACCATACGGGAAGTTTTGACCCGGCACGGTTTTACATTCAGCAAAAAGCTGGGACAGAATTTTCTCATCAACCCCACCGTCTGCCCCCGCATGGCAGAGGCGTGCAGAGCCGCGGCGGGCGTCGGCGTTTTGGAGGTCGGCCCCGGAATCGGCGTTCTGACCACTGAGCTTGCCGCCAGAGCCGAGAAAGTCTGCGCGGTGGAATTGGACAGCCGCCTGCTGCCGGTGCTGTCTGAAACGCTGGCGGCACATGAAAACGTCCATGTGGTGCAGGGCGACGTGCTGAAACTGGACTTGCCCGCCCTGCTGGCGCAGGAGTTCCCCCGACTAAAAATCGCGGTCTGCGCCAATCTTCCGTACTACATCACCTCTCCGGTCATCATGAAGCTGCTGGAAAGCAGACTGCCAGTTGAATCGCTGACGGTCATGGTGCAGAAAGAAGCGGCAGAGCGTCTCTGCGCCGCGCCCGGCACCCGCGCCTGTGGGGCTGTCAGCGCCGCTGTGTGGTACTATGCGGAGCCGGAGCTGCTGTTTCCGGTGGGACGCGGCAGCTTTTTGCCCAGCCCCAATGTGGACTCGGCGGTCATCCGGCTGCGCATCCGCGAACAGCCGCCTGTTCGAACAGCAGACGAGGCATCCTTCTTCCGGGTGGTTCGGGCGGCATTCTGTCAGCGGCGCAAGGCGGCTGTCAATGCCGTTTCCGCCGGGCTTTCGCTGCCGAAAGCCACCGTGCAGGCTGCCTTCCAAGCCCTTTGCCTGCCGGAAACCATGCGCGCGGAGCAGTTCTCCTTGGAGCAGTTTGCCGCACTTACCGACCGGCTGTACCCGGTGCATTAA
- the argS gene encoding arginine--tRNA ligase: MSKHVQEATNQLRQAILKAAAAAQTAKALPAGELPGFTLEVPADRAHGDWAANAAMVSARAFHMAPRKIAEALARHLSLEGTFFDRFEIAGPGFLNFFYTPAFYSAVLRDVQGCGEAYGRSCFGGGKRVLVEFVSANPTGPMHIGNARGGAIGDCLASVLDAAGYQVEREFYINDAGNQVNKFGMSLEARYLQLYKGEDAVPFPEDGYKGADIMTHAKKFAESNGDKYVNAPEAERRKALVDYALPLNIQGLKDDLLKYRIQYDNWFRESTLHENGAVARVVELLKEKGATYEKDGAVWFKGEGYGSEDFVLVRANGVPTYVVPDIAYHYNKLMVRKFDKAIDVLGADHHGYVPRLKGALQALGVDPKNLDVLLMQMVRLVRDGEVIKASKRSGKAITLVTLLEEVPVDAARFLFNLREPNSEMDFDLDLAVQQDSQNPVYYVQYAYARICSLFKAMAAEGTALRDCTDAELALLNTPEEIELIRHLSAYTGEIVEAAKNYDPARITRYALTLATLFHKFYTACHIKGEEASLAAARLYLCACVRTVLHNVLSLLKITAPESM, from the coding sequence ATGTCAAAACACGTACAGGAAGCGACGAACCAACTGCGGCAGGCAATTCTGAAAGCAGCAGCGGCTGCACAGACAGCGAAGGCGCTGCCCGCAGGTGAGCTGCCCGGCTTTACCCTGGAGGTGCCCGCCGACCGCGCCCACGGCGACTGGGCGGCAAATGCCGCCATGGTCAGCGCGCGCGCGTTTCACATGGCGCCCCGCAAGATTGCCGAAGCGCTTGCGCGGCACCTTTCTCTGGAGGGCACGTTTTTCGATCGCTTTGAAATTGCCGGCCCCGGCTTTCTGAATTTCTTTTACACACCGGCATTTTACAGCGCGGTTCTGCGCGATGTGCAGGGCTGCGGCGAAGCTTACGGCCGCAGCTGCTTTGGCGGCGGCAAGCGCGTTCTGGTTGAATTTGTTTCGGCAAACCCGACCGGCCCCATGCACATCGGCAACGCGCGCGGCGGCGCCATCGGCGACTGCCTTGCCTCCGTACTGGACGCTGCGGGCTATCAGGTAGAGCGCGAGTTCTACATCAATGATGCCGGCAACCAGGTCAATAAATTCGGTATGTCACTGGAAGCGCGCTACCTGCAGCTTTACAAGGGAGAAGATGCGGTTCCTTTCCCGGAGGACGGCTACAAGGGCGCGGATATTATGACGCACGCGAAGAAATTCGCCGAAAGCAATGGCGACAAGTACGTCAACGCACCGGAAGCGGAGCGCCGCAAGGCACTGGTGGATTACGCCCTGCCGCTGAACATTCAGGGGCTGAAAGACGACCTGCTGAAGTACCGCATTCAGTACGATAACTGGTTTCGGGAATCCACCCTGCACGAAAACGGTGCCGTTGCCCGCGTGGTGGAACTGCTCAAAGAAAAAGGCGCCACTTACGAAAAGGACGGCGCGGTTTGGTTCAAGGGCGAAGGCTACGGCTCGGAGGATTTCGTGCTGGTGCGCGCAAATGGTGTGCCGACTTATGTGGTGCCGGACATCGCCTACCACTACAACAAGCTGATGGTACGCAAATTTGACAAAGCCATTGACGTGCTCGGTGCCGACCACCACGGCTATGTGCCGCGCTTAAAGGGCGCGCTGCAGGCGCTGGGCGTTGACCCCAAAAATCTGGATGTGCTGCTGATGCAGATGGTTCGTCTGGTGCGCGACGGCGAAGTCATCAAGGCAAGCAAGCGCAGCGGCAAAGCCATCACACTGGTGACGCTGCTGGAAGAAGTGCCGGTGGATGCCGCACGCTTCCTGTTTAACCTGCGCGAGCCGAACTCCGAAATGGACTTTGACCTCGACCTTGCGGTGCAGCAGGACAGCCAGAATCCGGTTTATTATGTACAGTACGCCTATGCGCGCATCTGCAGCCTGTTTAAAGCCATGGCGGCAGAGGGCACCGCGTTGCGCGACTGCACAGACGCGGAACTTGCACTGCTGAACACGCCGGAGGAAATTGAGCTGATCCGCCACCTTTCCGCTTACACCGGTGAGATTGTGGAAGCCGCCAAAAACTACGATCCCGCGCGCATCACACGCTACGCGCTGACGCTCGCCACACTGTTCCACAAATTTTACACAGCCTGCCACATTAAGGGCGAAGAAGCGTCCTTGGCTGCGGCGCGGCTGTACCTGTGCGCCTGTGTCCGCACGGTGCTGCACAATGTCCTTTCTCTGCTAAAAATCACCGCGCCGGAGTCCATGTGA
- the rplK gene encoding 50S ribosomal protein L11, with protein MAQKVTGYIKLQIPAGKATPAPPVGPALGQHGVNIMAFTKEFNERTKKDAGLIIPVIITVYADRSFTFVTKTPPAAVLIKKACGIETASGEPNKKKVAKITKEQVKQIAEQKMPDLNAASVESAMRMIAGTARSMGIEVVD; from the coding sequence ATGGCTCAGAAGGTTACTGGTTACATTAAGCTCCAGATACCTGCCGGCAAGGCAACCCCGGCGCCGCCGGTTGGACCGGCTCTCGGTCAGCACGGCGTCAACATCATGGCGTTCACAAAGGAATTTAATGAGCGCACAAAGAAGGACGCGGGGCTCATCATCCCGGTCATCATTACCGTTTACGCCGACCGTTCCTTTACGTTTGTCACCAAGACCCCGCCGGCTGCAGTCCTTATCAAAAAGGCTTGCGGCATTGAGACGGCTTCCGGTGAACCGAACAAAAAGAAAGTTGCAAAGATTACCAAGGAGCAGGTCAAGCAGATCGCAGAACAAAAGATGCCCGACCTGAACGCGGCTTCTGTCGAAAGTGCCATGCGCATGATCGCCGGAACAGCCCGCAGCATGGGAATTGAAGTCGTCGACTGA
- the secE gene encoding preprotein translocase subunit SecE, with product MADKEKKSAAKAAQAAAPDKKKAVKKADKVSEKAEAKGKKTKAISRFFHDLKSEGKKVVWPTPHAVWKNVGIVVAMIAVFGVCIFGLDEAFTHLLHQFMNIAV from the coding sequence ATGGCTGACAAGGAAAAAAAGTCCGCCGCGAAGGCCGCACAGGCCGCTGCACCGGACAAAAAGAAGGCCGTAAAGAAAGCTGACAAAGTGTCCGAAAAGGCCGAGGCAAAAGGCAAGAAAACCAAAGCGATTTCTCGCTTTTTCCATGACCTCAAGTCTGAAGGCAAAAAGGTCGTCTGGCCCACGCCGCACGCGGTGTGGAAAAACGTGGGGATTGTTGTGGCCATGATTGCAGTGTTCGGTGTGTGCATTTTTGGTCTGGACGAGGCATTCACACATTTGCTGCACCAGTTTATGAATATCGCAGTTTGA
- the nusG gene encoding transcription termination/antitermination protein NusG translates to MAEEARWYVVHTYSGYENKVASTLAKTVENRNMQDLIPEILVPTEKVTEVKDNKTREVERKIFPGYVLIKMVLTNDSWYVVRNIRGCTGFVGPDNTKPLPLSEEEVQKLGVEKKNVEVSYKVGDSVNIVDGPFDGFVGTVEEIDTEKNRVRVTINMFGRETPVDLELDQAETVE, encoded by the coding sequence ATGGCTGAAGAAGCACGCTGGTATGTTGTGCATACCTACTCCGGCTACGAGAACAAGGTCGCTTCCACGCTGGCAAAAACGGTGGAAAACCGCAATATGCAGGATTTGATTCCGGAAATCCTGGTGCCCACAGAGAAAGTGACCGAGGTGAAGGACAACAAGACACGCGAAGTCGAACGGAAAATCTTCCCCGGCTATGTGCTGATTAAAATGGTTCTGACCAACGATTCTTGGTATGTCGTGCGCAACATCCGCGGCTGCACCGGTTTTGTCGGCCCGGACAACACCAAGCCCCTGCCTCTTTCCGAGGAGGAAGTGCAGAAACTCGGTGTGGAGAAGAAAAACGTTGAGGTTTCTTACAAAGTTGGCGACTCCGTCAACATTGTGGACGGTCCGTTTGACGGCTTTGTCGGTACAGTTGAGGAAATCGACACCGAAAAGAACCGCGTGCGCGTTACCATCAATATGTTCGGCCGCGAAACTCCTGTTGACCTTGAACTGGATCAGGCTGAAACAGTAGAGTGA